One window from the genome of Engraulis encrasicolus isolate BLACKSEA-1 chromosome 16, IST_EnEncr_1.0, whole genome shotgun sequence encodes:
- the selenop2 gene encoding selenoprotein Pb, whose translation MQGLWALWLSTLSACSWATPLFVEREDGASTICKAAPHWEIEGKAPMKELQGNIVMVALLKASUHFCLTQAARLGELRDRLARSKLANVSYMIVNEQAAESRAMYWELKRRAAQGIPVYQQSPLQNDVWSTLQAEKDDVLIYDRCGQLTFHIVLPYSYLNFPYVEAAIRATYHRDICNCSLHNTTSFESGFPDSAQNSTTPSPTPVTEQSSGGGALVQPVDGQENPIHTAQQHQQHSQSNGTIMAHTHQENIENQEEHHSATPKYGT comes from the exons ATGCAGGGTCTCTGGGCTCTGTGGCTGTCCACGCTCTCCGCTTGCTCGTGGGCAACGCCGTTGTTTGTGGAGAGGGAGGATGGCGCCTCCACGATATGCAAGGCTGCTCCACATTGGGAGATAGAGGGCAAGGCGCCCATGAAAGAGCTTCAGGGGAACATTGTGATGGTGGCCCTGCTCAAAGCCAGCTGACACTTCTGTCTCACGCAGGCTGCCCG TCTAGGGGAGCTGCGTGATAGACTTGCTCGCAGCAAGCTGGCCAACGTGTCGTACATGATAGTGAATGAGCAGGCGGCCGAGTCCAGAGCAATGTACtgggagctgaagaggagagcgGCTCAGGGGATCCCAGTGTATCAACAGAGTCCCCTACAAAACGACGTCTGGTCCACTCTTCAAGCTGAAAAGGATGATGTCCTCATTTATGACAG ATGCGGCCAGCTGACATTTCACATCGTCCTGCCATACAGTTACCTCAATTTTCCATATGTGGAAGCTGCCATTCGCGCCACATACCACAGAGATATATGTAACTGCTCG TTACATAATACCACCTCTTTTGAGTCTGGATTTCCTGACTCGGCACAGAACAGCACCACACCATCTCCCACGCCGGTAACTGAGcagagcagtggtggtggtgcactGGTGCAGCCCGTTGACGGCCAGGAGAATCCTATACACACGGCACAGCAGCACCAACAGCATTCTCAAAGCAATGGAACCATTATGGCACACACCCATCAAGAGAATATTGAGAACCAGGAAGAACATCACAGTGCTACACCAAAGTACGGCACCTAA
- the elovl8a gene encoding ELOVL fatty acid elongase 8a gives MPKSVVFKMGLPWKRLQDFHQWVLDNGDKRTDPWLLVYSPVPITCIFLCYLVLVFFGPKVMEKRQPVNLKYILIIYNFAMVCLSAYMFYEFTVTSWLANYSLLCQPVDYSNSPLGMRMAKVCWWFFFSKVIELSDTVFFVLRKKNSQLTFLHVYHHCTMIFNWWSGVKYVAGGQSFLIGLINSLVHIVMYLYYGLAAFGPHMQKYLWWKRYLTTLQLTQFCIITVHTTYNLFADCDFPDSMNAVVVAYALTLIALFSNFYYQSYLAKRRKRA, from the exons ATGCCGAAGTCGGTG GTATTTAAAATGGGACTGCCGTGGAAGAGACTTCAAGACTTCCATCAATGGGTCTTAGATAATGGAG ACAAAAGGACAGACCCATGGCTGTTGGTGTACTCCCCCGTGCCCATCACCTGCATCTTTTTGTGCTACCTCGTGTTGGTGTTTTTTGGCCCAAAGGTCATGGAAAAGAGACAGCCTGTCAACCTCAAATACATCCTAATTATTTACAACTTTGCCATGGTGTGCCTCTCTGCCTATATGTTCTATGAG TTCACGGTGACCTCGTGGTTGGCCAATTACAGTTTGCTGTGTCAGCCAGTGGACTACAGCAACAGTCCATTAGGGATGCGG ATGGCCAAAGTGTGCTGGTGGTTCTTTTTTTCCAAGGTCATCGAGCTGAGTGATACA GTATTCTTCGTCCTAAGGAAAAAGAACAGCCAGTTGACGTTCCTACATGTCTACCACCACTGCACAATGATATTTAACTGGTGGTCCGGTGTCAAATATGTCGCTGGAGGCCAGT CATTCCTGATTGGTCTGATCAACTCCCTGGTGCATATTGTCATGTACTTGTACTATGGGCTGGCTGCCTTTGGGCCACACATGCAGAAATATCTCTGGTGGAAACGCTACCTCACCACCTTGCAGCTG ACCCAGTTCTGTATCATCACAGTCCACACAACCTACAACCTCTTTGCTGACTGTGACTTCCCTGACTCCATGAATGCGGTGGTGGTGGCGTACGCCCTCACTCTCATTGCCCTCTTTAGCAACTTCTATTACCAAAGCTACCTTgccaagaggaggaagagggcttGA